Proteins from a genomic interval of Lemur catta isolate mLemCat1 chromosome 17, mLemCat1.pri, whole genome shotgun sequence:
- the BPIFB3 gene encoding BPI fold-containing family B member 3 codes for MLGVWSLLLLWGLATPCQGLLETVGTLARIDKDELGKAIQNSLVGGPILQNVLGTVTSVNQGLLGFGGLLGGGGLLGHGGVFGVVKELSGLKIEELTLPKVSLKLLPGFGVQLSLHTKVGLHGSGPLGGFLQLAAEVNVSSRVALGMSPRGTPTLILKRCSTLLGHISLLSGLLPAPLFGVVEETLFKVLPGLLCPVVDSVLGVVNELLGAVLSLVPLGALGSVEFSLATLPLVSNQYIELDINPIVKSVGGDIIDFPKHPVPVKVPPKEDHTSQVTVPLYLFNTVFGLLQANGALNINITPELVSVPVPLTTTELAALVPEALGKLPPGRHLQLSLRVKEAPTVTLQNKKASVSVPVDIHVLPYVPQGTPEALFKLNGVVTLSAQLAPSATKLHISLSLERLSVKLASSYSRAFDASRLEEWLSDAVRTVYVPKLNVALDIGIPLPKILNVNFANSDLEIIENAVVLTVVS; via the exons CAAGGATGAACTTGGCAAAG CCATCCAGAACTCGCTGGTTGGGGGCCCCATTCTGCAGAACGTGCTGGGGACGGTCACATCTGTGAACCAGGGCCTCCTGGGCTTTGGAGGGCTGCTTGGAGGAGGTGGCCTGCTGGGCCATGGAGGGGTTTTTGGTGTCGTCAAGGAGCTCTCTGG GCTGAAGATTGAGGAACTCACGCTGCCAAAGGTGTCGCTGAAGCTGCTGCCAGGGTTCGGGGTGCAGCTGAGCCTGCACACCAAGGTGGGCCTGCATGGCTCTGG CCCCCTGGGGGGCTTCCTGCAGCTGGCTGCGGAGGTGAACGTGTCGTCGCGGGTGGCGCTGGGCATGAGCCCGCGGGGCACGCCCACCCTCATCCTCAAGCGCTGCAGCACGCTGCTGGGCCACATCAGCCTGCTCTCGGG GCTGCTGCCCGCGCCACTCTTTGGGGTCGTGGAAGAGACGCTCTTCAAGGTGCTGCCGGGACTG CTGTGCCCCGTGGTGGATAGTGTGCTGGGTGTGGTGAACGAGCTCCTAGGGGCCGTGCTGA GCCTGGTGCCCCTTGGGGCTCTCGGGTCCGTGGAATTCTCCCTGGCCACCCTGCCTCTCGTCTCCAACCAGTACATAGAGCTGGACATCAAC CCCATCGTGAAGAGCGTAGGTGGCGACATCATTGACTTCCCCAAACACCCCGTCCCAGTCAAAGTGCCCCCCAAGGAGGACCACACATCCCAGGTGACAGTGCCACTGTATCTCTTCAACACCGTGTTTGGGCTCCTGCAGGCCAATGGCGCCCTCAACATCAACATCACCCCTGAGCTGGTGAGT GTTCCTGTCCCACTGACAACTACAGAACTGGCTGCTTTGGTTCCTGAG GCGCTGGGGAAGCTGCCCCCGGGCCGGCACCTCCAGCTCTCGCTGCGGGTGAAGGAGGCGCCGACCGTCACGCTCCAGAACAAGAAGGCCTCGGTCTCCGTCCCGGTCGACATCCACGTGCTGCCCTATGTCCCTCAAGGGACCCCCGAAGCCCTCTTCAAGCTGAATGGG GTTGTGACCCTAAGCGCCCAGCTGGCTCCCTCGGCCACCAAGCTGCACATCTCCCTGTCCCTGGAACG GCTCAGTGTCAAGCTGGCCTCCTCCTATTCCCGTGCCTTTGAC GCGTCCCGTTTAGAAGAATGGCTCAGTGATGCGGTGCGGACAGTATACGTGCCGAAGCTCAACG TGGCCTTGGATATTGGAATTCCCCTGCCCAAGATTCTCAATGTCAATTTTGCCAATTCAGATCTGGAGATCATAGAG AACGCCGTTGTGCTGACCGTGGTATCCTGA